DNA sequence from the Crocosphaera sp. UHCC 0190 genome:
CTGGTTGGGGAGGTAAAATTATTTCGGGAACATCATCATAAATGACCACTGAGAGGATATCATCAGGGGTAAGATATTCTACTAACTTTTGTGCAGCTTGGATAGCATAACTGAGAGGATAACCAGCCATGGAACCAGAACGATCCAAAACTAGACTTATATTCAGAGGACGACGAGATGGGTTATTATTCGTTTGAGAAGTCCCAAAACTAACAATTAAATCAATATTAGTCTCAGTTTGTAGGGGAATTAAAGATTGGCTTAAAGTATAGTGTACTTTCATGGATAATCGACTCCAAAATTAGTCTAGTTATCAGTCAGATGCTCTTTTATTTATTCTTCCCACAAACAACCTAAAACTTATCATAAATTCTGTCACAAGCCATAATCAGCTTCTAGCTTGTGACAGGCAAAATGACTATTTTACTTAAGATTAGCTATAGTATTCATGGCTTAAAAATGGTAGAGCAATTAATTCTCCTGTTGCTAGTCCAATGGTAATATTTAATCCTTCACCACCTGCCTTAGTTTTAACATAAGTTAAGCCAAAAGCTTCTTGTTCTATTTCGGTACAACTGGTTAAAATTCCTACCTTGTTATCATCAAGCATAACGGGGGTTCCTGGTTCTACTAATTGACTTAATTTAACTCCCCAGAGGCGTTGTTTAACCCCTTTATAAGTGTTTAATCTGGCAATAGTTTCCTGTCCAATATAACAACCTTTATCAAAGGAAATAGCTTGCCATAACCCTACTTCCAAGGGGTTATAATCTTCTGTTAATTCCTGATCGGGATAGGGCCTTCCTTGCTTAATTCTGAGTTTTTCCCAAACATTATTACCGACTGGTATTGATCCTAATTCTATTAATTTTTGCCAAACGGTTAACGCTGACTCTACAGGAATAATTAAAGTATAACCTGTAATTCCTAACCCAGTCCCGACAGCAATTCTGAATGTATCATTTTCTATAGTAACTAAGGTATGATCGCCTTCAGATAAATTAACAATATCATTAATTCCCCATTTTTGTAAAATTAAATCACTGCCATCACCGATCAAAGTCAACACAATATTGTCAGAAGAAATATCCGTTATTTCTACCTTATCCATTGGGAAAAGATAGCGATCCATCCACTCTATTAAAAACTGACGACGGTTAGGAGAAACTAACAAGACAATACTATCTTCTGTAATATAAGCTGTTGCTAAATCTAGGGTTCGTCCCGTAGAATTAACGAAAACTGTATTACAACTTTGCCCTGATTTCAGGATATTAATATTATTCGTGGTTTGGTTATGCAAAAAACGCTGACGATCTGCTCCTTTTAATTGTAAAACTCCCCAATGACTGCGATCGCAAATAAGCACCGTATCTTGAAGATATTTTAAAGCTTGGTCATCATTACCAAAGCTGTCAATTTTTTCTCTATTTTGGTCAAAAACTGCACCAGAATTGAGTTGAAAACTCATTAAATCTTGTATCATGTTATCACTCATTTAATCGATTAAATCACTGGTAAATTTTCAAATATGTCATTAATTAGAGATTTGGTTTTTGCCTCTAGTTTCTCCCAACTAACTTCTCCTGATTCTTTAATTAAGTTTGTATCTATTTGTACATTTTCCTTGATTTTTAATGATTGCTCTTCCTGATCTAGAGAAGATTCATAATCAAGGAAACATACTTGGAAACAGATATCCCAGATATCTATTTTTACAGAATGTTCTTGATAAGTTAATAGAAGTTGATAACCAGGATAAGGACTTTGAACTTCATGATAAGTTCCTTCCCAGGTTGATTTTTCTAATTGCTGTCTTAAATTGTCTAAGACACGGATAAAAGCTGGTTGCATCAGGAGTTGAGCTTGTTCCCAATCAAGGGTATTTTTGAAAGTAGGCTTCATCAATTTAGGAGATCAACACCCCTTGGACAAGGTTAACAAACAGAAGTATGATTGAAATTAAGTTGAGATAATTTTGGGTTCCCTGTATATTCTACCTAAAGTGAATGTCAAAAGCAAAAGATTATTACAAAATTCTTCAAGTTTCTTCTCAGGCGACTTCAGAGGAAATTAAAATCGCTTTTCGTCGTTTGGCCCGTCAATATCATCCTGATCTCCATCCAAATGATCCTTTTTGTGAAGAAAAATTCAAAGAAATTTCTGAAGCTTATAAAATTCTGATCAATCAAAAAAATAGTTTTCAAAATCCTGATAAATTTCAAACTAATAATCAATCAAAATCATTATCTGTTCAAGATATTTATCTTCGCGGTGTTAAGAAAACTTTGGCAAAAAACTATGTATCTGCTCTTAGTGATTATGATCAAGCAATTCAGTTAAAACCTGATTTTTTAGAGGCTTATATTAAACGTTGTGAAGTCTATTTTTATCTCGATCTGTATCAAAAATCTTTAGAAGATAGTCAGACTATTTTAAGATTAGATTCTCGATGCTTTGAGGCCTATTATTATCAAGGGCGTTCTCGTCATAAGTTAGGCTATTTACCAGGGGCAATTGAAGCCTATACCCAAAGTATTAATATTCAAAATACTTCAGCTAAATCTTATTATTATCGCAGTTTTGCTTATGAAGAATTAAAGGAGCAAAAGAAGGCAATATCAGATATCAAAAAAGCCATTAATTTGTTTAAAATACAAGAAGATTTAAAGGGAGTAGAATTAGGTAAAAATAGACTGAATTCCTTAAATAATCACTTCAATCAATTATGGCGAATTTGGGATTATCCTCTTATTAATATTTGTCAATTATTTTTAAGCACAGGAATTATGATTGTTATTGATCCAGGGGGAAATTTTTTATCTTGTTTAGCAAAATTACAATCAATACAAAGATTGATTTATGGTATATTTTATGGTATTGTTTTTAACATCATCTCTCTTCATGATTTCTATTTTAATCAGAGTAAAATTTTATTTAATCAATCCTCTGACATTTACTTATTTGTTTTAGGGATATCTCCTTTTTTGGCTTTGCTAATTATTAGCTTGATTGCTCAGTTAATGTATCGAAATTTTTTTTATTTTGTCTCAAGTGTGTTTTTTTCAGGAGTCTCTTTATTACCTTTTATGGGTTTCCTAATCTTGGAGCATCTGTTAATTCATGAATTTTATTTTATCAAAACTATCGCTCTAATATTCACAGGATGCTATACTCTTTTGATATTATATAATGGCTGTTTACAAGTCTATAACTTTTCTGAGAAAATGGCCGCTTTTTGGTCATCAATTATGTTGATTGTAGTAGGAATAATTCTGGGAATATTGATTTAGATAAACAAAAGCGAAAAAGTTGAGATATAATGTCAAAGTTACTAGCTTTCCTTCGTCTAATAATGTTTGATTCAATAAAAATTTTTCAAGCTAAGCTTTTGTCCCTATCAAGTCTAAGTCTATCCCTAATCTTGCCACTAGCTGCTCCTGTTAATAG
Encoded proteins:
- a CDS encoding YgfZ/GcvT domain-containing protein — translated: MSFQLNSGAVFDQNREKIDSFGNDDQALKYLQDTVLICDRSHWGVLQLKGADRQRFLHNQTTNNINILKSGQSCNTVFVNSTGRTLDLATAYITEDSIVLLVSPNRRQFLIEWMDRYLFPMDKVEITDISSDNIVLTLIGDGSDLILQKWGINDIVNLSEGDHTLVTIENDTFRIAVGTGLGITGYTLIIPVESALTVWQKLIELGSIPVGNNVWEKLRIKQGRPYPDQELTEDYNPLEVGLWQAISFDKGCYIGQETIARLNTYKGVKQRLWGVKLSQLVEPGTPVMLDDNKVGILTSCTEIEQEAFGLTYVKTKAGGEGLNITIGLATGELIALPFLSHEYYS
- a CDS encoding DnaJ domain-containing protein gives rise to the protein MSKAKDYYKILQVSSQATSEEIKIAFRRLARQYHPDLHPNDPFCEEKFKEISEAYKILINQKNSFQNPDKFQTNNQSKSLSVQDIYLRGVKKTLAKNYVSALSDYDQAIQLKPDFLEAYIKRCEVYFYLDLYQKSLEDSQTILRLDSRCFEAYYYQGRSRHKLGYLPGAIEAYTQSINIQNTSAKSYYYRSFAYEELKEQKKAISDIKKAINLFKIQEDLKGVELGKNRLNSLNNHFNQLWRIWDYPLINICQLFLSTGIMIVIDPGGNFLSCLAKLQSIQRLIYGIFYGIVFNIISLHDFYFNQSKILFNQSSDIYLFVLGISPFLALLIISLIAQLMYRNFFYFVSSVFFSGVSLLPFMGFLILEHLLIHEFYFIKTIALIFTGCYTLLILYNGCLQVYNFSEKMAAFWSSIMLIVVGIILGILI